The following are encoded in a window of Flavobacterium cupriresistens genomic DNA:
- a CDS encoding MFS transporter, which yields MKTSKLTVGLVFLTFFVISFLTNIMGPLIPDIINSYHLSLGMVGFLPFSFFAAYGVMSTSAGVLLEKYREKKVMVFSFLIAAVGSLLFGLFPYYAMALVSLFLIGIGMAALQVAINPLLRVSGGEEHFAFNSVMAQLFFGLASFLSPLVYSYLVTNIKHDRTNANEFLEILSKLVPDTLNWVSLYWIFAITALTMAVIILLFKFPKVELEEDEKAGTWSVYKDLLKNKTVLLFFFGTFAYVGTEQGIANWMSKFLSDYHQYSPQTIGAEAVAYFWGLLTAGCLLGLLLLKFLDSRKVLILFATGAIVSLTLALFGTAQVSLYAFPLSGFALSVMWSVVFSLALNSLKNNHGAFSGILCTGIVGGAVMSLLIGKLGDIIGLRYAMTVLYGTLGYILSIGFWAKPLVNNAIINVKKTKENQ from the coding sequence ATGAAAACGAGTAAGTTAACAGTGGGATTGGTGTTTTTGACCTTTTTTGTTATTTCTTTTCTGACTAACATTATGGGGCCATTGATTCCGGATATTATCAATAGTTACCATTTATCATTGGGTATGGTTGGTTTTCTTCCGTTTTCGTTTTTTGCGGCTTATGGTGTAATGTCAACCTCAGCAGGTGTTTTGCTTGAGAAGTACAGAGAGAAAAAAGTAATGGTGTTTTCCTTTTTGATAGCCGCAGTAGGTTCGCTCTTATTCGGATTGTTTCCTTATTATGCTATGGCGTTGGTTTCGTTGTTTTTAATAGGAATCGGGATGGCGGCTTTGCAAGTAGCCATTAATCCATTGTTAAGAGTCTCGGGAGGCGAAGAACATTTTGCTTTCAATTCGGTAATGGCACAATTGTTTTTTGGATTGGCTTCATTTTTAAGTCCGCTGGTTTATAGTTATCTGGTGACCAACATCAAACACGACCGGACAAATGCAAACGAGTTTCTGGAAATTCTCTCAAAACTGGTTCCCGATACTCTGAATTGGGTTTCCTTATATTGGATTTTTGCTATAACAGCACTCACAATGGCTGTTATTATTTTGCTTTTTAAATTCCCGAAAGTTGAGTTAGAGGAAGACGAAAAAGCAGGAACCTGGAGCGTTTACAAAGATTTGCTTAAAAACAAAACGGTGCTTCTTTTCTTCTTTGGAACTTTTGCTTACGTAGGCACAGAACAGGGAATCGCCAATTGGATGTCAAAATTTCTAAGCGATTATCATCAATATTCCCCTCAGACGATTGGTGCTGAAGCGGTGGCTTATTTCTGGGGACTTTTAACGGCAGGCTGTCTTCTGGGATTGCTTTTGCTTAAATTCTTAGACAGTCGTAAAGTGCTTATTTTGTTTGCCACAGGCGCTATTGTAAGTCTGACTCTTGCGCTGTTTGGTACCGCACAGGTTTCACTTTATGCGTTTCCACTCTCCGGTTTTGCCCTTTCGGTAATGTGGTCAGTAGTTTTTTCATTGGCATTAAACTCTCTTAAAAATAATCATGGAGCCTTCTCGGGTATTTTATGTACCGGTATTGTAGGCGGAGCAGTTATGTCGTTACTAATCGGGAAACTGGGCGATATAATTGGGTTGCGTTATGCCATGACGGTTTTGTATGGTACGCTCGGATATATCCTCAGCATTGGTTTTTGGGCTAAACCATTGGTAAATAATGCTATAATAAATGTAAAGAAAACAAAAGAAAATCAATAA